A single window of Providencia alcalifaciens DNA harbors:
- a CDS encoding GFA family protein, which produces MPKGQCLCGSVKLTINMPIDTVHVCHCGMCLKWNGGPGMTIDYESEPEIEGSEFITCFASSEWAERAFCKQCGTHLFYHLHSPSRYYLSAPLFDESKNAKMGTQIYIDCKPNYYNFAEKTPMLTEQDILNLFANKS; this is translated from the coding sequence ATGCCTAAAGGACAATGCTTATGTGGATCCGTTAAACTGACGATTAATATGCCTATCGATACCGTTCATGTTTGCCATTGTGGCATGTGCCTAAAATGGAATGGTGGTCCCGGAATGACCATCGACTATGAAAGTGAACCCGAAATTGAAGGCAGCGAGTTTATTACCTGTTTCGCTTCATCGGAATGGGCTGAAAGAGCTTTCTGTAAGCAGTGTGGTACTCACCTATTTTATCACCTGCATTCGCCGTCAAGGTATTACCTTTCAGCTCCGCTATTTGATGAAAGCAAAAATGCTAAAATGGGAACGCAGATTTATATTGATTGTAAGCCGAATTATTATAATTTTGCTGAGAAGACGCCAATGCTAACTGAGCAAGATATATTAAATCTATTCGCCAATAAATCCTAA
- the psiE gene encoding phosphate-starvation-inducible protein PsiE — protein sequence MKGMRHASNIAWVLQWVLNAGLIVLAAVLVFFLAKETFTMASLMFGGNQEAKAYELLEGIVIYFLYFEFIALIIKYFMSGYHFPLRYFIYIGITAIIRLIIVDHSDPMTTLLHAGAILVLVITLYIANTEKLKRE from the coding sequence ATGAAAGGAATGCGTCACGCGAGTAATATCGCTTGGGTATTACAATGGGTTCTTAACGCAGGTTTAATTGTACTTGCCGCGGTATTAGTTTTCTTTTTAGCGAAAGAAACATTTACGATGGCATCGTTAATGTTTGGAGGAAACCAAGAAGCTAAAGCGTATGAGCTTTTAGAAGGAATTGTCATTTATTTTCTGTACTTTGAGTTTATTGCATTGATTATAAAGTACTTTATGTCAGGTTATCATTTCCCATTACGCTATTTTATCTACATTGGTATCACGGCAATTATCCGCCTAATCATTGTTGATCATAGTGATCCGATGACTACGCTGCTGCATGCTGGCGCTATTTTAGTTTTAGTTATCACGCTTTATATCGCTAATACTGAAAAACTAAAACGAGAATAA
- a CDS encoding AbgT family transporter, whose product MTTKTLPQKKGFLNRVERIGNVMPDVTMLFVYALVICWFLSYLLSFVDFSYHHPISKEKISVINMFQYEEIILFVTSAVKNFINFPPLGITIVATLGIGIAESSGFINTALKKMLSFISPKMLTPTVVFVGIVSHVASDSAYVILMPVAAMMFYASGRHPLAGIAAAFAGLAGGFTASYTPSIIDPIMQSFTQDAAQMLAPGYSVNVLCNYFFSLGGTFGVILTCWFITEKIVEPWLNKNAPINKSDVDTDAEQDLGKITPQEHRAFRVAGLMVIALGVGLFALLWPENSPLRGPDGSLTSPKAPIMQIVVPLLFVFFALPGIVYGYMTKSFTSTKDVVKAMENITKSLIPFIVFAFFAAQFLYSFQHSNLGTLLALSGAELLRTLDMPSGMTVFGVILLTAVLNIMITSATSKWAIMAPVLVPMLMAVGISPELTQAAFRVSDSAMNVSTPMFPFYPLILMYCQKYYKNAGIGTLCSMMIPFTIGLLITLTATLYLFWAFDIPIGFDSGYTWQPAQ is encoded by the coding sequence ATGACAACTAAAACACTACCTCAAAAAAAGGGTTTTTTAAATCGTGTTGAGCGCATCGGGAACGTTATGCCAGATGTAACAATGCTATTTGTTTACGCCCTAGTAATATGTTGGTTTTTATCCTATCTACTCTCATTTGTAGATTTCAGTTATCACCATCCTATTTCTAAAGAAAAAATCTCCGTTATTAATATGTTTCAGTATGAAGAAATCATATTATTTGTGACATCAGCGGTTAAAAACTTTATTAATTTCCCTCCTCTGGGAATAACAATTGTTGCCACCTTAGGTATAGGGATTGCAGAAAGTAGCGGCTTTATTAATACCGCGCTGAAAAAAATGCTTTCTTTTATTTCACCTAAAATGTTGACTCCAACAGTTGTGTTCGTCGGGATCGTCTCTCACGTTGCTTCTGACTCAGCCTACGTTATTTTGATGCCAGTTGCCGCAATGATGTTCTATGCCAGTGGTCGCCATCCTTTAGCGGGGATTGCAGCGGCATTCGCCGGTTTGGCGGGGGGATTCACAGCAAGTTATACACCATCGATTATTGACCCAATCATGCAGAGCTTTACGCAAGATGCCGCGCAAATGTTAGCGCCGGGCTACAGCGTAAACGTGCTGTGTAACTATTTCTTTAGCTTGGGCGGAACCTTCGGCGTTATTTTAACTTGCTGGTTTATCACCGAAAAAATCGTTGAACCATGGTTAAATAAAAACGCGCCAATCAACAAATCTGATGTTGATACTGATGCTGAACAAGATTTAGGTAAAATTACCCCACAAGAGCATCGTGCATTTCGTGTGGCTGGGTTGATGGTGATTGCATTAGGCGTGGGGTTATTTGCGCTATTATGGCCTGAAAACTCACCATTACGCGGTCCAGATGGTAGCTTAACTAGCCCGAAAGCACCGATCATGCAGATTGTTGTACCATTATTGTTCGTCTTCTTTGCACTGCCGGGCATAGTGTATGGCTATATGACCAAATCTTTCACCTCGACCAAAGATGTGGTTAAGGCGATGGAAAATATTACCAAATCACTGATCCCATTTATTGTGTTTGCCTTCTTTGCGGCGCAATTCCTGTATTCGTTCCAACACTCTAACTTAGGAACATTATTAGCCTTATCGGGTGCGGAATTACTGCGAACTTTAGATATGCCATCGGGAATGACGGTATTTGGGGTGATTTTATTAACTGCCGTGTTAAATATCATGATCACGTCAGCGACCTCAAAATGGGCGATTATGGCACCAGTTTTAGTGCCAATGTTAATGGCAGTCGGAATTTCGCCAGAATTAACCCAAGCTGCCTTCCGTGTGAGTGATTCTGCGATGAACGTGAGTACGCCAATGTTCCCGTTCTATCCGCTGATTTTAATGTATTGCCAGAAATATTATAAAAATGCAGGTATCGGAACCTTATGTTCCATGATGATCCCGTTCACCATCGGCTTATTAATTACCTTAACAGCGACACTGTATCTGTTCTGGGCATTCGATATTCCAATTGGGTTTGACAGTGGTTATACATGGCAGCCTGCGCAATAA
- the pepT gene encoding peptidase T: MKELGKKLEERFYRYVAIESQSDAASSVVPSTEGQRELANLLAKELESYGLKDVYVDEHAILYGMRPGNKPNAPKIGFVAHLDTVDVGLSPVIKPQTLKYEGADLCLNAQEDVWFKTAEHPEAAAYVGDEIIFSDGTSVLGADDKAAITVVMELMDKLQNADFDCGDIYVAFVPDEEIGLRGSKIMDLSRFKVDFAYTIDCCALGEVVFETFNAASIEVEIKGITAHPMSAKNVLLNPIRVAHDFIGCFDRFDTPEHTEHREGYFYITDLAANPNEAKIKMAIRDFDRPSFEARKRFIAESIELIRTRHPRAKVEFKIDDVYSNISDSIGEDRTAVDIILEALKIHNIEPNIIPMRGGTDGSALSARGIVTPNYFTGAHNFHSRFEFLPITSFEKSYLVSETICRLVGKK, from the coding sequence ATGAAAGAATTAGGTAAGAAATTAGAAGAACGTTTTTATCGCTATGTGGCCATTGAAAGCCAAAGTGATGCGGCGAGCTCTGTTGTACCAAGCACAGAAGGTCAGCGCGAGCTGGCAAATCTTCTGGCAAAAGAATTAGAAAGCTACGGCTTGAAAGATGTGTATGTTGATGAACATGCCATTTTATATGGGATGCGCCCAGGTAATAAACCTAATGCCCCTAAAATTGGGTTTGTGGCTCACTTAGATACTGTTGATGTAGGCTTATCTCCGGTGATTAAGCCGCAAACTTTGAAGTATGAAGGCGCGGATTTATGCTTAAATGCGCAGGAAGATGTGTGGTTTAAAACCGCAGAACACCCAGAAGCCGCAGCTTATGTAGGTGATGAAATTATTTTCAGTGACGGAACCAGTGTTCTGGGTGCGGATGATAAAGCGGCCATTACAGTTGTCATGGAGCTGATGGATAAACTGCAAAACGCAGATTTTGACTGTGGCGATATCTATGTGGCGTTTGTGCCAGATGAAGAAATTGGTCTTCGTGGCTCGAAGATCATGGATCTTTCTCGCTTCAAAGTGGATTTTGCTTACACCATTGATTGCTGTGCGCTCGGTGAAGTGGTTTTTGAGACCTTTAATGCGGCTTCTATTGAAGTGGAAATTAAGGGGATCACTGCTCACCCAATGTCAGCGAAAAACGTATTGTTAAACCCAATTCGTGTGGCGCATGATTTTATTGGTTGTTTTGATCGTTTTGATACGCCGGAACACACTGAACACCGTGAAGGCTATTTCTATATTACAGATTTAGCAGCAAACCCGAATGAAGCAAAAATCAAGATGGCGATCCGTGATTTTGACCGCCCAAGTTTTGAAGCCCGTAAGCGTTTCATTGCTGAAAGTATTGAACTGATTCGTACTCGTCACCCTCGCGCGAAAGTGGAATTCAAAATTGATGATGTGTATAGCAATATCAGCGATTCAATCGGCGAAGATCGTACTGCGGTAGATATTATTCTCGAAGCGTTAAAAATTCATAATATCGAGCCAAATATCATTCCAATGCGTGGGGGGACTGACGGTTCAGCACTGTCTGCTCGCGGAATTGTGACGCCAAACTATTTTACGGGTGCGCATAACTTCCATTCTCGCTTTGAGTTTTTACCAATCACGTCATTCGAGAAGAGCTATTTAGTGTCTGAAACTATTTGCCGCCTTGTTGGAAAAAAGTAG
- a CDS encoding LuxR C-terminal-related transcriptional regulator has translation MINIIIIDDSNISIRGIDAMLTRNTRYKVVATFPSLEPVITWNRQNKANIILINREHCHFDSLKTFTTIRRTQPDVGLIIFNVRHNDMFVVKALDIGIFGILSASIAEEELIEALQIVNARQRIISPDIAQQLALQRLNQREQLDIYELLSARELEIMLMITRGLPVKHIADALSLSPKTVNTYRYRMFGKLNICSDVELTHIAIGYGLITAKQGSSGWNNSLIQKFS, from the coding sequence TTGATTAATATAATAATTATTGATGATAGTAATATTTCGATTCGAGGTATTGACGCGATGCTCACTCGAAATACTCGCTATAAAGTTGTCGCAACGTTTCCTTCTTTAGAACCGGTGATCACTTGGAACCGGCAAAATAAAGCAAATATTATTTTGATTAATCGGGAACATTGCCATTTCGATTCATTGAAAACCTTCACGACAATCCGCCGTACTCAACCTGATGTTGGGCTAATTATCTTCAATGTTCGTCATAATGATATGTTTGTTGTGAAAGCGCTGGATATTGGCATTTTTGGCATACTAAGTGCCAGTATTGCAGAAGAAGAGCTTATTGAGGCTCTACAAATAGTGAATGCGCGTCAACGAATTATCTCTCCTGATATTGCTCAACAGCTGGCTTTACAAAGATTAAATCAACGCGAACAGCTAGATATATATGAATTGCTTTCTGCAAGAGAGCTCGAAATTATGCTCATGATTACTAGGGGGCTTCCGGTTAAGCATATTGCGGATGCATTATCTTTAAGCCCTAAAACGGTAAATACCTATCGATATCGAATGTTTGGTAAACTTAATATCTGTAGTGATGTAGAATTAACACATATAGCAATCGGTTATGGTTTAATCACCGCAAAACAGGGTTCATCAGGGTGGAACAACAGTTTGATCCAAAAGTTTTCTTAA
- the uvrC gene encoding excinuclease ABC subunit UvrC, which produces MEQQFDPKVFLKTVTNQPGVYRMYDAGGTVIYVGKAKDLKKRLSSYFRENVGSRKTEQLVKHIASIDVTVTHTETEALLLEHNYIKLYQPRYNVLLRDDKSYPYIFLSSETHPRISSHRGAKHRKGEYFGPFPSSYAVRETLAVMQKLFPIRQCEDSVYKNRSRPCLQYQIGRCLGPCVKGLVTDEEYDQQVNYVRLFLTGKDKQVLTGLVERMEKASQELRFEDAARFRDQIQAVRAVTEEQYVSGGDDDLDVIGVAFDSGLACVHVLFIRQGKVLGSRSYYPKIPAGTLLEEVVQTFLGQFYLQGSENRTLPGEILIDFPLTEKELLAESLSGIAGRKINIQSQPRGTRARYLKLARTNASIALSTKLAQQSTIQQRMAALSKVVNIENISRMECFDISHTMGEQTVASCVVFDKTGPVKSEYRRYNITGITPGDDYAAMHQVLTRRYGKHLDESKVPDIIFIDGGKGQLGQARDVFDSLEVDWDKNHPLLIGVAKGSDRKAGLETLFLKPEGEGFALPPDSPALHVIQHIRDESHNHAITGHRQRRAKVKNTSALESIEGVGPKRRQMLLKYMGGLQPLRNASIEEIAKVPSISYALAEKIYNALKQ; this is translated from the coding sequence GTGGAACAACAGTTTGATCCAAAAGTTTTCTTAAAAACAGTCACAAACCAACCCGGCGTTTATCGTATGTATGACGCTGGGGGAACCGTGATTTATGTCGGGAAAGCGAAAGATCTGAAAAAAAGATTATCGAGCTATTTCCGTGAGAATGTCGGTAGCCGCAAAACAGAGCAACTCGTCAAGCATATCGCCTCTATCGATGTGACGGTAACCCATACCGAAACTGAGGCGCTACTGCTGGAACATAATTACATAAAGCTATACCAGCCTCGTTATAACGTCTTGCTACGAGATGATAAATCTTACCCTTATATTTTTCTGAGCAGCGAAACACATCCCAGAATTTCAAGCCACCGTGGTGCGAAACATAGGAAAGGGGAGTATTTCGGGCCATTCCCAAGCTCTTATGCGGTGCGTGAAACCTTAGCGGTGATGCAAAAACTGTTTCCTATCCGCCAGTGTGAAGATAGCGTTTACAAAAACCGTTCAAGACCTTGTTTACAGTATCAAATTGGTCGCTGTTTAGGGCCGTGCGTGAAAGGTTTAGTGACAGATGAAGAGTATGATCAGCAAGTCAACTATGTCCGTCTGTTCTTAACGGGTAAGGATAAGCAAGTCTTGACTGGGTTAGTCGAGCGCATGGAAAAAGCTAGCCAAGAGCTACGCTTTGAAGATGCAGCGCGTTTTCGTGACCAAATTCAAGCCGTGCGCGCGGTAACCGAAGAGCAATACGTGTCGGGCGGTGATGATGACCTTGACGTTATCGGGGTCGCATTTGATTCCGGTTTGGCTTGTGTTCATGTTCTATTTATTCGCCAAGGAAAGGTTTTGGGAAGTCGCAGCTACTATCCAAAAATTCCGGCGGGGACGTTATTAGAAGAAGTGGTTCAAACCTTCTTAGGGCAGTTCTATTTACAAGGCAGCGAAAACCGCACATTGCCAGGGGAAATATTAATTGATTTCCCATTGACGGAAAAAGAGTTACTGGCGGAATCGTTGTCTGGCATTGCCGGTCGTAAAATTAATATTCAAAGCCAGCCACGAGGCACCCGTGCTCGTTATTTAAAACTGGCTCGAACCAATGCCTCTATCGCGCTATCCACCAAATTGGCGCAGCAATCGACGATTCAACAACGCATGGCGGCGCTGTCAAAAGTGGTGAATATAGAGAATATTTCGCGCATGGAATGTTTCGATATTTCCCACACGATGGGGGAGCAAACCGTGGCTTCTTGCGTGGTATTTGATAAAACGGGTCCCGTAAAGTCAGAATATCGTCGATACAATATTACGGGGATCACGCCTGGGGATGACTATGCGGCAATGCACCAAGTATTGACTCGCCGTTATGGTAAACATCTGGATGAGAGCAAAGTTCCCGATATTATCTTTATTGATGGTGGTAAAGGGCAACTGGGTCAAGCTCGGGATGTATTTGATTCTCTTGAAGTGGATTGGGATAAAAACCATCCTTTATTAATTGGGGTTGCTAAAGGTAGCGATCGTAAAGCTGGGTTGGAAACGCTGTTTTTAAAACCCGAAGGTGAAGGTTTTGCGCTTCCCCCTGATTCGCCGGCATTGCATGTAATTCAGCATATTCGTGATGAGTCGCATAACCATGCGATTACAGGACATCGCCAGCGCCGTGCGAAAGTAAAAAATACCAGTGCGCTTGAATCTATCGAAGGGGTGGGGCCAAAACGTCGCCAAATGTTATTGAAGTACATGGGGGGATTACAACCTTTGCGTAATGCGAGCATAGAAGAGATCGCAAAAGTGCCCTCGATCTCATACGCGCTGGCAGAAAAGATTTATAATGCATTGAAACAGTAG
- the pgsA gene encoding CDP-diacylglycerol--glycerol-3-phosphate 3-phosphatidyltransferase: protein MKLNIPTWLTLFRVILIPFFVLAFYLPFSWGPFACALIFVIAAVTDWFDGFLARLWKQTTKFGAFLDPVADKVMVATALVLVTESYDVWYVTLPAATMIAREIIISSLREWMAEIGKRSSVAVSWIGKFKTTAQMMSLVGLLWRPNPLIEHLSIALLYVAAILTFWSMFQYLKAAWGDLSEA from the coding sequence ATGAAATTAAATATACCAACGTGGTTGACCTTATTCCGTGTCATCCTGATACCGTTTTTTGTATTAGCATTTTATCTTCCCTTCAGTTGGGGGCCTTTTGCTTGTGCGCTGATTTTTGTGATCGCCGCCGTGACGGATTGGTTCGACGGATTTTTAGCGCGTCTATGGAAGCAAACAACCAAGTTTGGTGCTTTCCTCGATCCTGTTGCAGACAAGGTTATGGTTGCGACAGCGTTAGTCTTAGTGACTGAGAGTTATGATGTTTGGTATGTCACTTTACCCGCAGCAACTATGATTGCCCGTGAAATCATTATCTCTTCGCTCAGGGAGTGGATGGCAGAAATTGGTAAACGTAGCAGTGTTGCTGTCTCGTGGATTGGTAAGTTCAAAACTACCGCACAAATGATGTCGCTGGTGGGCTTATTATGGCGTCCAAATCCGCTGATCGAACATCTGTCTATTGCGCTTTTATATGTGGCTGCAATTCTGACTTTCTGGTCAATGTTCCAATATTTAAAGGCTGCGTGGGGCGATTTGAGCGAAGCGTGA
- a CDS encoding MbeCy — MSNMKTEIVVVRLTKHERAMLDAIKTTPLLADWLKALAFSQVEQHEKSQNPK; from the coding sequence ATGTCTAATATGAAAACTGAAATTGTGGTTGTCCGCTTAACGAAGCATGAGCGTGCGATGTTAGATGCGATAAAAACCACGCCATTACTTGCTGATTGGTTGAAAGCGCTCGCTTTTTCTCAAGTAGAACAGCACGAAAAGAGTCAAAATCCTAAATAA
- the fabV gene encoding enoyl-ACP reductase FabV, which translates to MIIKPKIRGFICTTAHPAGCEAHVREQIAYVKSRGELKNGPKKVLVIGASTGYGLASRINAAFGSGAATIGVFFEKPGSESKTGSAGWYNAAGFDKAAKEAGLYAKSINGDAFSNECRQTVIDLIKQDLGQIDLVVYSLASPVRKMPETGEVVRSALKPIGEPYKSVALDTNKDVLIEAVVEPANEQEIEDTIKVMGGQDWELWMNALADAGVLADNAQSVAYSYIGTDLTWPIYWHGTLGKAKEDLDRAAQAINEKMAQTGGSAHVAVLKSVVTQASSAIPVMPLYISIVFKIMKEQGIHEGCIEQIQRLFATKLFSGETPEVDEKNRLRLDDWELRDDVQETCRQIWKQINDDNINALTDYQGYKAEFLRLFGFGLDGVDYEADLSGEANFEVKELV; encoded by the coding sequence ATGATTATCAAACCTAAAATTCGTGGTTTTATCTGCACTACAGCTCATCCAGCAGGCTGCGAAGCCCATGTTCGTGAGCAAATTGCCTATGTGAAATCTCGTGGTGAACTGAAAAATGGACCGAAAAAGGTTCTGGTAATTGGTGCATCCACTGGTTATGGTCTGGCTTCACGCATCAATGCAGCTTTTGGCAGCGGTGCAGCGACCATTGGTGTTTTCTTCGAAAAGCCCGGCAGTGAGAGTAAAACAGGTTCCGCAGGCTGGTACAATGCCGCTGGTTTTGATAAAGCAGCAAAAGAAGCGGGTCTGTATGCGAAAAGCATTAACGGTGATGCATTCTCCAATGAATGCCGTCAAACCGTAATCGACTTAATTAAGCAAGATTTAGGTCAAATCGATTTAGTGGTTTATTCACTGGCTTCCCCAGTGCGTAAAATGCCTGAAACAGGTGAAGTTGTACGTTCAGCATTAAAACCAATTGGTGAACCGTACAAATCTGTTGCGCTGGATACCAATAAAGATGTGCTGATCGAAGCCGTTGTTGAACCTGCCAACGAGCAAGAAATCGAAGACACAATAAAAGTGATGGGCGGTCAAGATTGGGAATTGTGGATGAACGCATTAGCGGATGCTGGTGTTCTGGCTGACAATGCTCAATCCGTTGCTTACTCCTATATTGGTACTGATTTAACTTGGCCAATCTACTGGCACGGTACATTAGGCAAAGCGAAAGAAGATCTCGATCGCGCAGCACAGGCTATCAACGAAAAAATGGCACAGACAGGCGGTTCCGCACACGTTGCTGTACTGAAATCTGTGGTCACTCAAGCATCTTCAGCAATTCCTGTCATGCCTCTTTATATCTCAATCGTGTTCAAAATCATGAAAGAGCAAGGCATTCATGAAGGTTGTATCGAGCAAATTCAGCGTCTGTTCGCAACTAAATTATTCAGCGGTGAAACCCCAGAAGTTGACGAGAAAAACCGTCTACGTTTAGATGACTGGGAACTGCGTGATGACGTGCAAGAAACCTGTCGTCAAATCTGGAAACAGATTAACGACGACAACATCAATGCACTGACTGACTATCAAGGCTACAAGGCTGAATTCTTACGTTTATTCGGCTTTGGCTTAGACGGTGTTGATTACGAAGCAGACTTAAGCGGCGAAGCTAATTTTGAAGTGAAAGAATTGGTTTAA
- a CDS encoding nicotinamide mononucleotide deamidase-related protein YfaY codes for MLIVEMLSTGDEVLHGQIIDTNAAWLADCFFQQGLPLHSRTTVGDSLDSLVETFIERSHHADVVIVNGGLGPTSDDLSALAAATAVGVPLLEHPEWIAVMESYFTARGRKMPATNRKQAMLPANAELIDNPVGTACGFTLHLNDCWFFFTPGVPSEFKVMVNEQIIPRLRQKLTLPEPPICLRLTSFGRSESSLARQFDPLELPKECVLGYRSSMPIIELKLTGPASRRDAMEQVWQVVKAGVGANKVFEGTEGIGALVRESLEQRQLSVVTHEQFSAGLLYWTLNAAKAPITQGNIEKLATHSDLAALVQTAKNSRALNQCEIGLVVGDYHEGVLSLALSTPTGSYAQCVNYLPRNHSELEKQQVSVMLMLDMLSRWLEGRPIIGAYEWLEQIQVMEVN; via the coding sequence ATGTTAATTGTAGAAATGTTAAGTACCGGTGATGAAGTGCTGCATGGACAAATTATTGATACCAATGCGGCATGGCTAGCGGATTGCTTTTTCCAACAAGGATTACCGCTACATAGCCGTACAACGGTTGGTGACTCCCTTGATAGCTTAGTGGAAACATTTATCGAGCGTAGCCATCATGCCGATGTGGTTATTGTTAATGGTGGATTAGGTCCTACAAGTGATGATCTCAGTGCTTTAGCGGCTGCAACGGCTGTGGGTGTACCGCTTCTTGAGCATCCTGAATGGATTGCGGTAATGGAAAGCTATTTTACTGCTCGAGGGCGTAAAATGCCGGCAACAAATCGCAAGCAGGCCATGTTACCCGCCAATGCCGAGCTTATCGATAATCCTGTCGGAACTGCTTGTGGTTTTACACTGCACCTTAATGATTGTTGGTTCTTTTTTACGCCAGGCGTCCCTTCTGAGTTTAAAGTGATGGTCAATGAACAGATCATTCCTCGTTTACGTCAAAAGCTTACATTACCAGAGCCACCAATTTGTTTGCGTCTAACCAGTTTTGGCCGCAGTGAAAGTAGCCTTGCTAGGCAATTTGACCCACTTGAGTTACCAAAAGAGTGCGTGTTGGGTTACCGTTCTTCAATGCCAATCATTGAATTAAAATTGACAGGACCGGCGAGTAGGCGTGATGCGATGGAGCAAGTTTGGCAAGTCGTTAAAGCGGGTGTCGGTGCTAATAAAGTATTTGAAGGAACCGAAGGTATTGGCGCATTAGTGCGGGAATCACTTGAACAACGACAGCTTTCGGTTGTGACTCACGAACAGTTCAGCGCTGGTTTACTCTATTGGACATTGAATGCAGCAAAAGCGCCTATCACTCAAGGGAATATTGAAAAATTGGCAACGCATTCAGATTTGGCCGCATTAGTCCAAACTGCAAAAAATAGTCGGGCGTTAAATCAGTGTGAGATTGGCTTAGTGGTTGGTGACTATCATGAAGGCGTGTTATCTCTAGCACTATCAACACCAACGGGCAGTTATGCTCAGTGCGTAAATTATTTACCTCGTAATCACTCGGAACTGGAAAAACAGCAGGTTAGCGTGATGTTGATGTTGGATATGCTATCTCGTTGGCTAGAAGGGAGGCCAATCATTGGGGCTTATGAATGGTTAGAGCAAATTCAAGTGATGGAAGTTAACTAA
- a CDS encoding DUF5339 family protein, producing MKKYLLSISLAANAILLVALISVAVMLFNLKAKVDNAIQQVKDGEYIQLAKDNILPDSLKDLSKIDVTDKPCDYFYQNVDVFIEYLKDNPDIAGADIYANQITALKHKIEKAPSVFQDKACEKGISGLNFMIETISPTE from the coding sequence ATGAAAAAATATTTACTGAGTATTAGTTTAGCCGCCAATGCTATTTTACTCGTTGCGCTGATCTCTGTCGCTGTGATGCTATTTAATTTAAAAGCGAAGGTGGATAACGCAATTCAGCAAGTGAAAGACGGTGAATATATTCAGTTGGCCAAAGATAATATTTTACCTGACTCTTTAAAAGATCTGTCTAAGATTGATGTCACCGATAAACCTTGCGACTATTTTTATCAGAATGTGGATGTGTTTATCGAATATTTGAAAGATAATCCAGACATTGCAGGCGCAGATATTTATGCCAATCAAATTACTGCATTAAAACATAAAATTGAAAAAGCCCCTTCCGTTTTTCAAGATAAAGCCTGTGAAAAAGGGATTTCTGGGCTTAATTTTATGATTGAAACTATCTCACCCACTGAATAA
- the map gene encoding type I methionyl aminopeptidase has translation MENITIKNVEEIELMRESGRLLASVFKMLDEFIVPGISTMEINDKVESYIVNELQARPASKGQYGYQYVLNTSINEVVCHGVPKVDEILKPKDIINVDITLEKNGFIADSSKMYVMPEASPLARKLVKDTYNAMWEGIKQVKPGATLGDIGSAIQHHAESNGYSVVREYCGHGIGRKMHEDPQVLHYGTRGRGVVLKEGMTFTIEPMVNQGGMKIKTKKDGWTVVTRDKKLSAQSEHTVLVTKDGYEVLTLRDEER, from the coding sequence ATGGAAAATATCACGATTAAAAATGTTGAAGAGATAGAATTAATGCGAGAATCTGGCCGATTGCTTGCCAGCGTTTTTAAAATGTTGGATGAGTTTATCGTTCCCGGAATATCCACAATGGAAATTAACGACAAAGTCGAAAGCTATATTGTGAATGAACTTCAAGCGCGTCCTGCCAGCAAAGGCCAATATGGTTATCAATATGTTCTAAATACATCAATTAACGAAGTTGTTTGCCATGGTGTGCCAAAAGTTGATGAAATTTTAAAGCCAAAAGACATTATTAACGTGGATATTACACTGGAGAAAAATGGTTTTATTGCTGATTCAAGTAAAATGTATGTGATGCCAGAGGCTTCCCCGCTTGCCCGAAAATTAGTGAAAGATACCTATAATGCAATGTGGGAAGGGATAAAGCAGGTAAAACCGGGTGCTACGTTAGGTGATATTGGATCTGCCATCCAGCATCATGCGGAATCAAACGGGTATAGCGTTGTTCGTGAATACTGTGGACATGGTATTGGTCGAAAAATGCATGAGGATCCGCAAGTATTACATTATGGAACCCGTGGACGCGGTGTGGTTCTAAAAGAAGGTATGACATTCACCATTGAGCCGATGGTCAACCAAGGTGGCATGAAAATAAAAACCAAAAAGGATGGTTGGACGGTCGTGACGCGAGACAAAAAACTTTCAGCGCAGTCGGAACACACCGTTTTGGTCACTAAAGATGGTTATGAAGTACTGACTCTGCGTGACGAAGAGCGCTAA